The following proteins are encoded in a genomic region of Streptomyces gobiensis:
- a CDS encoding AAA family ATPase, with amino-acid sequence MARPAAQDLPKPSDMFDREWEWSELTAFATGAGAGPRLGVISGRRRQGKSFLLQALAEATGGFYYAAVEASAAESLQLLGDAVARYTGAAVPHRPASWEEALELLFDLAADRPVPVVIDEFPYLVRNAPALPSQLQAAIGVRSGRHLRRHPRILLCGSAMSFMGGLLSGTSPLYGRAGLDLVVHSLGYREAAEFWGIDDPRLAVLTHAIVGGTPAYRQEFADDDVPEGPDDFDAWVCRTVLNPARPIYGEALFLLAAEPDLRDRSLYHSVLSAVATGNHTSGGIASTVGRKATDISLPLTVLKSCGLLTAEPDAFRKNRTTYRVAEPLIAFHHAVVRPESALLSRRRGAAEVWERSQATFLSKVVGPHFEQLCREWVEWHADPATFGGMPIQVASGTVADPEARTSHELDVVVHGAIDQDQGILLSVGEAKWHKVMDLPHLERLRHILNLLSAKGVDTSHATPACYSGVGFTPDLHAAADRGEVSLVDLNRLYSGS; translated from the coding sequence ATGGCTCGGCCCGCAGCGCAGGACCTGCCCAAACCGTCGGACATGTTCGACCGGGAGTGGGAGTGGAGCGAGCTGACGGCCTTCGCGACGGGTGCGGGCGCCGGGCCACGTCTGGGGGTCATCTCGGGGCGGCGTCGTCAGGGAAAGAGCTTCCTGCTCCAGGCGCTTGCCGAGGCCACCGGCGGGTTCTACTACGCGGCCGTCGAAGCCTCAGCAGCCGAATCACTGCAGTTGCTCGGCGACGCGGTCGCCCGCTACACGGGTGCCGCCGTCCCCCATCGGCCGGCGAGCTGGGAGGAGGCACTGGAACTGCTCTTCGATCTGGCGGCGGACCGCCCTGTCCCCGTAGTGATCGACGAGTTCCCCTACCTCGTACGGAACGCACCCGCTCTGCCCTCACAGCTACAGGCGGCCATCGGCGTGCGATCCGGCCGCCATCTGCGGCGGCACCCGCGCATCCTGCTGTGCGGCAGCGCGATGTCGTTCATGGGCGGGCTGCTGTCCGGGACATCACCCCTTTATGGCCGGGCCGGACTCGACCTTGTCGTGCACTCCCTCGGCTACCGGGAAGCGGCCGAGTTCTGGGGCATCGACGATCCACGGCTGGCCGTCCTCACCCATGCGATCGTGGGTGGTACCCCCGCGTACCGCCAGGAGTTCGCCGACGACGACGTACCCGAAGGGCCGGACGACTTCGACGCCTGGGTCTGCCGGACCGTGCTCAACCCCGCCCGCCCCATCTACGGCGAGGCCCTGTTCCTGCTGGCAGCCGAGCCGGACCTCCGTGACCGCTCCCTGTACCACTCCGTCCTGTCCGCAGTGGCCACCGGCAACCACACCAGCGGGGGCATCGCCAGCACCGTAGGCCGCAAGGCCACCGACATCTCCCTCCCCCTCACGGTCCTGAAGAGCTGCGGCCTCCTCACCGCCGAGCCGGACGCCTTCCGCAAGAACCGCACCACGTACCGCGTCGCCGAGCCACTGATCGCCTTCCACCACGCGGTCGTACGCCCCGAGTCCGCCCTGCTCAGCCGCAGGCGCGGCGCCGCCGAAGTCTGGGAACGCAGCCAGGCCACCTTCCTCAGCAAAGTCGTGGGCCCGCACTTCGAGCAGCTGTGCCGCGAGTGGGTGGAATGGCACGCGGACCCGGCCACGTTCGGCGGCATGCCGATCCAAGTCGCTTCAGGGACAGTCGCCGACCCCGAGGCCCGCACCAGCCACGAACTCGATGTCGTCGTCCACGGTGCCATCGACCAGGACCAGGGCATCCTGCTCTCCGTCGGCGAAGCGAAATGGCACAAGGTCATGGACCTGCCCCACCTCGAACGCCTCCGCCACATCCTGAACCTGCTGTCCGCCAAGGGCGTGGACACGAGCCACGCCACCCCCGCCTGCTACAGCGGCGTGGGCTTCACCCCGGACCTCCACGCCGCCGCCGACCGCGGCGAGGTAAGCCTCGTCGACCTGAACCGCCTCTACAGCGGCTCGTAG
- a CDS encoding PLD nuclease N-terminal domain-containing protein: MLRYLPFLLILVLWLYAFIDCVLTPEEEVRHLPKVVWVIIVLLFGQVLIGPIAWLAVGKERRGSVGKKGSTPSEWHRNYGPTPVPPDDNPDFLKSLREENKKDERLLKDWEADLRRREERLRRDDDGTEEGKSSQS, translated from the coding sequence GTGCTCAGATATCTGCCGTTCCTCCTCATCCTGGTGTTGTGGCTTTATGCCTTTATCGACTGCGTACTCACGCCGGAGGAGGAGGTCCGGCATCTGCCGAAGGTGGTCTGGGTCATCATCGTGCTGCTCTTCGGTCAGGTGCTCATCGGTCCCATCGCCTGGCTCGCGGTGGGTAAGGAGCGCCGTGGGTCCGTGGGGAAGAAGGGCAGCACTCCGTCGGAGTGGCACCGTAACTACGGCCCCACGCCAGTGCCTCCGGACGACAACCCGGACTTCCTCAAGTCGCTCCGCGAGGAGAACAAGAAGGACGAGAGGCTGCTCAAGGACTGGGAAGCGGATCTGCGCCGTCGCGAGGAGCGGCTTCGTCGTGATGATGACGGGACGGAGGAGGGTAAGTCCTCCCAGAGTTGA